The sequence CACCGACTGCAACTTTTGCTTCCACAATCGGTTCTTGTTGTTCGCTTTGTCGGAAGATGCGTTCGACTTCAGAAGGGCTTAAGGGCATGGGTTTGACATGACCGCGCCCCCGTCCATAAGGAGGTTTTTGTTCTGAACCCACAAAGTTGATGACATTGGGGGTATTTTTAACCACTTGCCACACTTGGTCGTCCAAGAGCATTTGGATCAGAACATAACCTGGAAAAACTTTTTCTTGGGCTTGTTGGCGAGTTCCGTCTTTACGCAGTTTGAAGATTGGGGTTTGGGGAATGGCAATTTGCAAAATGCGGTCAGCAACATCAAGGGTTTGACTGCGTTGCTCCAAATTTGCTTTCACCCGTTTTTCACACCCAGAAGCCACTTGAATCGCATACCATCTGGGTTTACGATCCGTTGACTGCTCAAGATTCGGTTCTTCGTTTTGATTGTCTGTGGCAAAACTCATCAAAATACCTGTCCTGCAATCCAAATGAAGAGGTTATCAAATAGGTAAACAATTGTGGCAACAAGGGTGACCATTAAAATCACACCAGCTGACTCACTAATCAGTTGTTTACGACTTGGCCAGACGATTTTACCCAGTTCTTCTTTCGTTCCTTTCAGAAACTCGGCAAGATCGAAGTTACTTTGCTCTTCTTTTGCTTTCACTTCGGGGCGGTTGTTTTTTTTCGATTCATTTTTTGCCACAATTCAGTCCCCCTTGGTTTTCCTTCAGACGAAAAAGTTTCCCCCCGCTACAGTTTAGGACTGGTTACAGGGGGGAACTTTCTAGCGAGCGCGCCCTAGAGGACTCGAACCCCTGGCATTCGGTTTTGGAGACCGACGTTCTACCAACTGAACTAAGGACGCACAATGATTGCTATCGCTAATTTAGCCTTTTGCTAGTATAACACCCTAAGTTGCATTTTGTGAACAATTCGGGCAGTCAATTTAACTCAATTTAGCGATCAAACCGTTGTTTAATGCGAGTTGCTTTACCAACGCGATCGCGCAAGTAATACAATTTCGCTCTCCGCACTTTCCCCCGACGGATAATTTTAATATCTTTAATCCGAGGAGAATGCAGTAAAAACACCCGTTCTACACCAATACCTTGGAACACTCGACGCACCGTGATGGTTTCATTAAGTCCACCATGACGCTTGGCAATAACAGTTCCTTCAAACGGCTGAGTCCGAGTTTTTCCCCCTTCTTGA comes from Halothece sp. PCC 7418 and encodes:
- the nusG gene encoding transcription termination/antitermination protein NusG, with translation MSFATDNQNEEPNLEQSTDRKPRWYAIQVASGCEKRVKANLEQRSQTLDVADRILQIAIPQTPIFKLRKDGTRQQAQEKVFPGYVLIQMLLDDQVWQVVKNTPNVINFVGSEQKPPYGRGRGHVKPMPLSPSEVERIFRQSEQQEPIVEAKVAVGDKIVVLSGPFKDFDGEVVEVSSERNKLKALLSIFGRETPVELEFNQVEKQD
- the secE gene encoding preprotein translocase subunit SecE, which encodes MAKNESKKNNRPEVKAKEEQSNFDLAEFLKGTKEELGKIVWPSRKQLISESAGVILMVTLVATIVYLFDNLFIWIAGQVF
- the rplS gene encoding 50S ribosomal protein L19 — protein: MNAQEIIRSIEQEQMKDDLPVIHVGDTVRVGVLIQEGGKTRTQPFEGTVIAKRHGGLNETITVRRVFQGIGVERVFLLHSPRIKDIKIIRRGKVRRAKLYYLRDRVGKATRIKQRFDR